Proteins co-encoded in one Bacillus paramycoides genomic window:
- a CDS encoding bifunctional O-acetylhomoserine aminocarboxypropyltransferase/cysteine synthase, whose protein sequence is MGESWGKGTICVQGGYTPKNGEPRVLPLYQSTTYKYDTSDDLAALFNLEAEGYIYTRIGNPTLAAFEQKLADLEGGVGAVATASGQAAIMLAVLNICSSGDHLLCSSTVYGGTFNLFGVSLRKLGIDVTFFNPNLTADEIVALANDKTKLVYAESLGNPAMNVLNFKELSDAAKELEVPFIVDNTLATPYLCQAFEHGANIIVHSTTKYIDGHASSLGGIVIDGGNFDWKNGKYPELVEPDPSYHGVSYVQNFGAAAYIVKARVQLLRDYGNCMSPFNAYISNIGLETLHLRMERHSENALAVAKWLANHDRIEWVNYPGLDSNENYSLAQKYLKKGASGVLTFGIKGGLEAAKEFIANVKLATLVTHVADARTCVIHPASTTHRQLSAEDQRLAGVTSDLIRLSVGIEDVSDIIADLEAALVGGKQHADHN, encoded by the coding sequence ATGGGAGAATCATGGGGAAAAGGGACAATTTGTGTGCAAGGTGGCTATACGCCAAAGAATGGTGAACCGCGTGTTTTACCGCTTTATCAAAGTACAACGTATAAATACGATACTTCGGATGATTTAGCAGCCTTATTTAACTTAGAGGCGGAAGGGTATATATATACGCGTATTGGAAACCCTACTTTAGCTGCATTTGAGCAAAAGCTAGCGGATTTAGAGGGTGGTGTAGGAGCTGTTGCAACGGCTTCTGGGCAGGCTGCTATTATGCTTGCTGTTTTAAATATTTGTAGTAGCGGAGACCACTTGCTTTGTTCTTCCACAGTTTATGGCGGGACATTTAATTTATTTGGAGTGAGTTTGCGTAAGCTTGGTATTGATGTTACATTCTTTAATCCGAATTTAACTGCTGATGAAATTGTGGCCCTTGCTAATGATAAGACGAAACTCGTTTATGCAGAATCGCTAGGAAATCCAGCGATGAACGTTTTAAATTTCAAAGAACTTTCAGATGCAGCGAAAGAGTTGGAAGTGCCTTTTATCGTGGATAATACATTAGCAACTCCTTATTTATGCCAAGCATTTGAACATGGAGCAAATATTATCGTTCATTCTACGACGAAATATATTGATGGTCATGCGAGTTCGTTAGGCGGCATTGTCATTGACGGAGGGAACTTCGATTGGAAAAATGGGAAATATCCTGAACTAGTTGAACCGGATCCAAGTTATCACGGCGTAAGTTACGTTCAAAATTTTGGTGCAGCAGCTTATATTGTGAAGGCACGTGTTCAATTATTAAGAGACTACGGAAACTGTATGAGCCCATTCAATGCCTATATTAGCAATATCGGTTTAGAAACACTGCATTTACGAATGGAGCGTCATAGTGAAAATGCTCTTGCAGTTGCTAAGTGGCTTGCTAACCATGATCGTATTGAATGGGTGAATTATCCAGGGTTAGATAGTAATGAAAATTATTCGTTAGCACAAAAGTATTTGAAGAAAGGTGCTAGTGGGGTTTTAACATTCGGCATTAAGGGAGGATTAGAAGCAGCGAAAGAATTTATCGCAAATGTAAAACTAGCAACTCTCGTAACGCATGTAGCTGATGCGCGAACTTGCGTTATACATCCCGCTAGTACAACGCATAGACAATTAAGTGCTGAAGATCAACGTTTAGCTGGCGTTACATCAGATTTAATTCGTTTATCGGTTGGTATAGAAGATGTTTCGGATATTATTGCCGATTTAGAAGCAGCGTTAGTCGGAGGCAAACAACATGCCGATCATAATTGA
- the metA gene encoding homoserine O-acetyltransferase MetA yields the protein MPIIIDKDLPARKVLQEENIFVMTKERAETQDIRALKIAILNLMPTKQETEAQLLRLIGNTPLQLDVHLLHMESHLSRNVAQEHLTSFYKTFRDIENEKFDGLIITGAPVETLSFEEVDYWEELKRIMEYSKKNVTSTLHICWGAQAGLYHHYGVPKYPLEEKMFGVFEHEVREQHVKLLQGFDELFFAPHSRHTEVRESDIGEVKELTLLANSEEAGVHLVIGQEGRQVFALGHSEYSCDTLKQEYERDRDKGLNIDVPKNYFKHDNPNEKPLVRWRSHGNLLFSNWLNYYVYQETPYVL from the coding sequence ATGCCGATCATAATTGATAAAGATTTACCGGCTCGCAAAGTGTTGCAGGAGGAAAATATTTTTGTAATGACGAAGGAGCGAGCAGAGACACAAGATATACGGGCCTTGAAAATTGCTATATTAAATTTAATGCCTACAAAGCAAGAAACAGAAGCGCAATTACTTCGTTTAATTGGCAATACACCGTTGCAATTAGATGTTCATTTACTTCATATGGAATCACATTTATCCCGTAATGTAGCACAGGAACATTTAACGAGTTTTTATAAGACATTCCGTGATATTGAGAATGAGAAATTTGATGGACTGATTATTACAGGAGCACCAGTTGAAACCCTTTCTTTTGAAGAGGTAGATTATTGGGAAGAGCTTAAACGTATTATGGAGTATTCAAAAAAGAACGTAACATCTACGCTTCATATTTGCTGGGGGGCACAGGCTGGTTTGTATCATCATTATGGTGTTCCAAAGTATCCTCTTGAGGAGAAAATGTTTGGTGTATTTGAACATGAAGTTCGTGAGCAACATGTGAAATTGTTACAAGGGTTTGATGAGTTATTTTTTGCCCCGCATTCTCGTCATACGGAAGTACGAGAGAGTGACATTGGAGAAGTGAAAGAGTTAACGTTATTAGCAAACTCTGAGGAAGCGGGTGTTCATCTTGTTATTGGGCAAGAAGGAAGACAAGTGTTTGCGCTCGGTCATAGTGAATATAGTTGTGATACGTTAAAGCAAGAATACGAACGAGATCGTGACAAAGGGTTAAATATTGATGTGCCGAAAAATTATTTTAAGCATGATAATCCAAATGAGAAACCGCTTGTAAGGTGGAGAAGCCATGGAAATCTATTATTCTCTAATTGGCTAAATTATTACGTGTATCAAGAAACCCCTTATGTATTATAA